The following are encoded together in the Halomonas halophila genome:
- the ureA gene encoding urease subunit gamma yields the protein MELTPRDKDKLLLFTAGLLAERRRDRGLKLNYPEAVALISCEIMEGARDGKSVAELMGAGREILGRDDVMEGVAEMVDEVQVEATFPDGTKLVTIHHPIV from the coding sequence ATGGAACTGACCCCGAGAGACAAGGACAAGCTGCTGCTGTTCACCGCCGGCCTGCTGGCCGAGCGGCGCCGCGACCGTGGCCTGAAGCTGAACTATCCAGAGGCCGTGGCGCTGATCAGCTGCGAGATCATGGAAGGCGCCCGCGATGGCAAGAGCGTCGCCGAGCTGATGGGCGCGGGCCGCGAGATCCTCGGACGCGACGACGTCATGGAGGGCGTGGCCGAGATGGTCGACGAGGTGCAGGTGGAGGCCACGTTCCCCGACGGGACCAAGCTGGTCACCATCCATCACCCCATCGTCTAA
- the ureC gene encoding urease subunit alpha: MTDNTPNTTPSKISRQAYADMYGPTVGDRVRLGDTELWIEVERDATHYGDEVKFGGGKVIRDGMGQSQRVDDAVMDTVITNALILDWWGIVKADVGLQGGRIAAIGKAGNPDTQPDVEIVVGPGTEVIAGEGKILTAGHIDAHIHFICPQQVEEALASGVTTMLGGGTGPATGSNATTCTPGAWHLGKMLQAIDTLPMNIGLLGKGNASLPEALETQLEAGAMGLKLHEDWGTTPASIDNCLSVAERFDVQIAIHTDTLNESGFVEDTLGAFKERAIHTYHTEGAGGGHAPDILTACAKPYVLPSSTNPTRPYTVNTIDEHLDMLMVCHHLDPNIPEDVAFADSRIRRETIAAEDILHDLGVISMIASDSQAMGRVGEVICRTWQTAHKMKLQRGLLPEDEALGADNFRAKRYIAKTTINPAITHGIGHEVGSVEVGKLADLVLWDPAFFGVKPALILKGGMIAAAPMGDPNASIPTPQPVHYRPMFGAFGRAASATRVTFVSQAALDAGIKERLGLDSELVACRNVREVRKGDMKLNDACPELSVDPQTYEVRCDGELLTCEPLAELPLAQRYHLF; this comes from the coding sequence ATGACCGATAACACGCCCAACACCACCCCCAGCAAGATCAGTCGCCAGGCCTATGCGGACATGTACGGCCCCACGGTGGGCGACCGCGTGCGTCTGGGCGACACCGAGCTGTGGATCGAGGTCGAGCGTGACGCGACCCATTACGGCGACGAGGTGAAGTTCGGCGGCGGCAAGGTGATCCGCGACGGCATGGGCCAGAGCCAGCGCGTGGACGACGCGGTCATGGACACCGTCATCACCAACGCCCTGATCCTCGACTGGTGGGGCATCGTCAAGGCCGACGTGGGCCTCCAGGGCGGGCGCATCGCGGCCATCGGCAAGGCCGGCAACCCCGACACCCAGCCCGACGTGGAGATCGTCGTCGGCCCCGGCACCGAGGTGATCGCGGGCGAGGGCAAGATCCTCACCGCCGGCCACATCGACGCCCATATCCACTTCATCTGCCCGCAGCAGGTGGAGGAGGCGCTGGCCAGCGGCGTGACCACTATGCTTGGCGGCGGCACCGGCCCCGCCACCGGCTCGAATGCCACCACCTGTACCCCCGGCGCCTGGCACCTGGGCAAGATGCTGCAGGCGATCGACACCCTGCCGATGAACATCGGCCTGCTCGGCAAGGGCAACGCCAGCCTGCCCGAGGCGCTGGAGACACAGCTCGAGGCCGGCGCCATGGGGCTTAAGCTGCACGAGGACTGGGGCACCACGCCGGCCTCCATCGACAATTGCCTGTCGGTGGCCGAGCGTTTTGATGTGCAGATCGCCATCCATACCGACACCCTCAACGAGTCGGGCTTCGTCGAGGACACCCTGGGGGCGTTCAAGGAACGCGCCATCCACACCTATCACACCGAGGGCGCCGGCGGCGGCCACGCGCCGGACATCCTGACCGCCTGCGCCAAGCCCTACGTGCTGCCGTCGTCGACCAACCCGACCCGGCCTTATACCGTTAACACCATCGACGAGCATCTCGACATGCTGATGGTCTGCCACCACCTCGACCCCAACATCCCCGAGGACGTGGCCTTCGCCGACTCGCGCATCCGTCGCGAGACCATCGCCGCCGAGGACATCCTCCACGACCTGGGGGTGATCTCGATGATCGCCTCGGACTCCCAGGCCATGGGGCGGGTCGGCGAGGTGATCTGCCGCACCTGGCAGACGGCCCACAAGATGAAGCTGCAGCGCGGCCTGCTGCCCGAGGACGAGGCGCTCGGCGCCGACAACTTCCGCGCCAAGCGCTATATCGCCAAGACCACCATCAACCCGGCCATCACCCACGGCATCGGCCATGAGGTGGGCTCGGTGGAGGTCGGCAAGCTGGCCGACCTGGTGCTCTGGGACCCGGCCTTCTTCGGCGTCAAGCCGGCGCTGATCCTCAAGGGCGGCATGATCGCGGCCGCGCCCATGGGCGATCCCAACGCCTCGATCCCGACCCCGCAGCCGGTGCACTACCGGCCGATGTTCGGCGCCTTCGGCCGCGCCGCCAGCGCCACCCGGGTGACCTTCGTCAGCCAGGCGGCGCTGGATGCGGGGATCAAGGAGCGGCTGGGGCTCGACAGCGAGCTGGTGGCGTGCCGTAACGTGCGCGAGGTGCGCAAGGGCGACATGAAGCTCAACGATGCCTGCCCGGAGCTCAGCGTCGACCCGCAGACCTACGAGGTGCGCTGCGACGGTGAACTCCTGACCTGCGAGCCGCTGGCCGAGCTGCCCCTGGCCCAGCGCTATCACCTGTTCTAA
- the ureE gene encoding urease accessory protein UreE — MLTLTERLGPIEESAAVDTLTLDYATRTRGRFKASSDGGREVGIFLDRGPVLRHGDGLTGEDGQTIRVQAAVEPVVTARLESGLPLARLSYHLGNRHVQLAIGADVDAGSTGLGWVRFPPDHVLEELAERLGARLEHHEAPFDPEPGAYARAGEGGHHHHHGHHHGHDHAH; from the coding sequence ATGCTGACATTGACCGAACGCCTGGGGCCGATCGAGGAGAGCGCCGCCGTCGATACCCTGACCCTCGACTACGCGACCCGCACGCGCGGGCGCTTCAAGGCCAGCTCCGACGGTGGCCGCGAGGTCGGGATATTCCTCGACCGCGGGCCGGTGCTGCGCCACGGCGACGGGCTGACCGGCGAGGATGGACAGACGATCCGCGTCCAGGCCGCCGTGGAGCCGGTGGTTACCGCGCGCCTCGAGTCGGGCCTGCCGCTGGCGCGGCTGAGCTATCACCTGGGTAACCGCCACGTGCAGCTCGCCATCGGCGCCGATGTCGATGCGGGGTCTACCGGTCTGGGCTGGGTCCGCTTCCCGCCGGATCACGTGCTGGAGGAGCTGGCCGAGCGCCTGGGCGCGCGGCTCGAGCACCACGAAGCGCCCTTCGATCCCGAGCCAGGCGCCTATGCACGCGCCGGGGAGGGGGGGCATCACCATCACCACGGCCACCATCACGGTCATGACCATGCCCACTGA
- a CDS encoding urease accessory protein UreF, giving the protein MPTESSDDLALLGLMQLVSPALPIGAFAWSQGLESAFELDWVCGEDDLGEWLEGVLDDGLARCELPALARFMAAWAEDDVEALEHWNGWLAATRETAELAAEEARLGSALTRLVTSLGLTPDEPYRLEGMGYVGVFAWLALARGVTPRQALLGFAWAWLENQLAVACKALPLGHTAAQRLIERLRPALVAATDAALECDDDALGPMLPGLALASAQHETQYSRLFRS; this is encoded by the coding sequence ATGCCCACTGAGTCGAGCGACGACCTGGCGCTGCTGGGGCTGATGCAGCTGGTCAGCCCGGCGTTGCCGATCGGCGCCTTCGCCTGGTCCCAGGGCCTGGAAAGCGCCTTCGAGCTCGACTGGGTGTGCGGCGAGGACGATCTCGGCGAGTGGCTGGAAGGCGTGCTCGACGACGGCTTGGCACGCTGCGAGCTGCCGGCCCTGGCGCGTTTCATGGCGGCCTGGGCCGAGGACGACGTCGAGGCGCTCGAGCACTGGAACGGCTGGCTCGCCGCCACCCGCGAGACCGCCGAGCTCGCCGCCGAGGAGGCACGCCTCGGCAGCGCCTTGACGCGGCTGGTGACGAGCCTCGGGCTGACGCCGGACGAGCCCTACCGGCTAGAGGGCATGGGCTATGTCGGCGTCTTCGCCTGGCTGGCGCTGGCCCGGGGCGTGACGCCGCGCCAGGCGCTGCTCGGCTTCGCCTGGGCCTGGCTCGAGAACCAGCTCGCCGTGGCCTGCAAGGCGCTGCCGCTCGGCCACACCGCCGCCCAGCGGCTGATCGAGCGCCTGCGCCCGGCGCTGGTGGCGGCGACGGACGCGGCCCTCGAATGCGACGACGACGCACTCGGGCCGATGCTGCCCGGCCTGGCGCTGGCCAGCGCCCAGCACGAGACCCAGTACTCGCGGCTTTTTCGCAGCTAG
- the ureG gene encoding urease accessory protein UreG: MTHCLRIGVGGPVGSGKTALLKQLCRALRDHYDIAVVTNDIYTREDADFLTRHEALPADRILGVETGGCPHTAIREDASMNLAAIDDLQARHPELELVLVESGGDNLSATFSPELSDLTLYVIDVSAGDKIPRKGGPGITKSDLLIINKIDIAEQVHASLAVMERDAKMMRGERPFVFTNLHDGVGLEEIIAFILDRGMLPERRPQHADAD, from the coding sequence ATGACCCATTGCCTGCGTATCGGCGTCGGCGGCCCGGTGGGCTCCGGCAAGACGGCGTTGCTCAAGCAGCTGTGCCGGGCCCTGCGTGATCACTACGATATCGCCGTGGTCACCAACGATATCTACACCCGCGAGGACGCCGACTTCCTGACGCGCCACGAGGCGCTGCCGGCGGATCGTATCCTCGGCGTCGAGACCGGCGGCTGCCCGCACACCGCCATCCGCGAGGACGCCTCGATGAACCTCGCCGCCATCGACGACCTCCAGGCACGCCACCCTGAGCTCGAGCTGGTGCTGGTCGAATCTGGCGGCGACAACCTGTCGGCGACCTTCAGCCCCGAGCTCTCGGATCTGACGCTCTACGTGATCGACGTCTCCGCCGGCGACAAGATCCCGCGCAAGGGCGGTCCGGGCATCACCAAGTCGGATCTCTTGATCATCAACAAGATCGACATCGCCGAGCAGGTCCACGCCTCGCTCGCGGTGATGGAGCGCGACGCGAAGATGATGCGCGGCGAGCGGCCCTTCGTGTTCACCAACCTGCACGACGGGGTGGGGCTCGAGGAGATCATCGCCTTCATCCTCGACCGCGGCATGCTGCCGGAGCGCCGGCCCCAGCACGCCGACGCAGACTGA
- a CDS encoding HupE/UreJ family protein, with protein MNLSSLVRSRALGAASLMLVAGSAWAHPGHEVAGGGFAAGLSHPLFGLDHLLAMLAVGLFSVRQSASMGRFVPLLAVGGMLLGAGLAWGGVALPGVEFGIAMSVLLAGVLVAALARVPAALGSVAVVTFMVFHGHAHAAEMPHGASTLLYLAGFSLATLALTVVGRRVAGWLMTREQRVLRGLGAAIAAMGALFAIG; from the coding sequence ATGAACCTCTCATCCCTCGTTCGCTCGCGCGCCCTGGGCGCCGCTTCCCTGATGCTGGTGGCCGGCAGCGCCTGGGCCCATCCCGGTCACGAGGTCGCCGGCGGCGGCTTCGCGGCGGGCCTGAGCCACCCGCTGTTTGGCCTCGATCACCTGCTGGCGATGCTGGCCGTCGGCCTGTTCAGCGTGCGTCAGTCGGCCTCGATGGGCCGCTTCGTGCCGCTGCTCGCGGTGGGCGGCATGCTGCTCGGCGCCGGCCTGGCCTGGGGCGGCGTGGCGCTGCCGGGCGTGGAGTTCGGCATCGCCATGAGCGTGCTGCTGGCCGGCGTGCTGGTCGCGGCCCTGGCCCGCGTGCCCGCGGCGCTGGGCAGCGTTGCCGTGGTCACCTTCATGGTCTTCCACGGCCATGCCCACGCCGCCGAGATGCCGCACGGGGCCAGCACCCTGCTGTACCTGGCCGGCTTCAGCCTGGCGACCCTGGCCCTGACCGTTGTCGGTCGCCGCGTCGCCGGCTGGTTGATGACCCGCGAGCAGCGGGTGCTGCGCGGCCTGGGCGCGGCCATCGCCGCCATGGGCGCGTTGTTCGCCATCGGCTGA
- a CDS encoding phospholipase D family protein, producing the protein MWPWWLGVLLLAWLAMGVWQRYKPLPEGVGQAHPLRVAESPRLLTDETWYDAAGERHRRQAIFDEALAMIGQAQRLVVVDMFLFNDFAGAADGVDFRPLSAELTEALVRQRRRHPELRAILITDPLNTLYGGLELDHLERLRQAGVEVAITDLNRLRASNPLWSGLWQLGPRWLGNQVSAGWLPNALGPGDVTLRSYLALANVKANHRKTLVVDQGEGWAGLVTSANPHDASSLHGNVALRVEGAAALDLLASERAVAGWSGVTVPGPAPPPAEDDLPGARLQLLTEGAIRDALVTAVERAGEGDHLDVAVFYLAHRELIEALIAARRRGVEVRVLLDPNREAFGLDKGGIPNRPVADELAAAGIPVRWCVTRGEQCHTKLLMRRTADGSEVELILGSANFTRRNLDDLNLETSVRLLGPPSLPALADAEAFFTRRWHSTPERTTSRPYDESDAAGAVDVWRYRLMEASGLSTF; encoded by the coding sequence ATGTGGCCATGGTGGCTCGGGGTGCTGCTGCTGGCGTGGCTGGCCATGGGCGTCTGGCAGCGCTACAAGCCGCTGCCGGAGGGCGTGGGCCAGGCCCATCCGCTGCGCGTGGCCGAATCGCCGCGGCTGCTGACCGACGAGACCTGGTACGACGCCGCGGGCGAGCGCCATCGCCGCCAGGCGATCTTCGACGAGGCGCTGGCGATGATCGGCCAGGCGCAGCGCCTGGTGGTGGTCGACATGTTCCTGTTCAACGACTTCGCCGGGGCGGCCGACGGGGTCGACTTCCGCCCGCTGTCCGCGGAGCTCACCGAGGCGCTGGTCCGTCAGCGGCGCCGCCATCCCGAGCTGCGCGCCATCCTGATCACCGATCCGCTGAACACCCTCTACGGCGGCCTCGAGCTCGACCACCTCGAGCGCCTGCGCCAGGCCGGCGTGGAGGTGGCGATCACCGATCTGAATCGGCTGCGCGCCTCCAATCCGCTGTGGTCGGGACTGTGGCAGCTGGGGCCGCGCTGGCTCGGCAATCAGGTGTCCGCCGGCTGGCTGCCCAATGCGCTGGGGCCGGGAGACGTCACCCTGCGCAGCTATCTGGCGCTGGCCAACGTCAAGGCCAACCATCGCAAGACGCTGGTGGTGGACCAGGGCGAAGGCTGGGCAGGGCTCGTGACCTCGGCCAACCCCCACGATGCCAGCAGCCTGCACGGCAACGTGGCGCTGCGCGTCGAGGGCGCGGCGGCCCTCGATCTGCTGGCCTCGGAGCGCGCGGTGGCGGGCTGGTCCGGCGTCACCGTGCCCGGCCCCGCGCCGCCGCCCGCCGAGGACGACCTGCCTGGCGCTCGCCTGCAGCTGCTGACCGAGGGCGCGATCCGCGATGCGCTGGTCACCGCCGTGGAGCGGGCCGGGGAGGGCGATCACCTCGACGTGGCGGTGTTCTATCTGGCCCATCGCGAGCTGATCGAGGCACTGATCGCGGCGCGTCGGCGCGGCGTCGAGGTGCGGGTGCTGCTCGATCCCAACCGCGAGGCCTTCGGCCTCGACAAGGGCGGCATTCCGAATCGGCCGGTGGCCGACGAGCTGGCGGCGGCCGGCATTCCGGTGCGCTGGTGCGTGACTCGTGGGGAGCAGTGCCACACCAAGCTGCTGATGCGCCGGACCGCCGATGGGAGTGAGGTCGAGCTGATCCTGGGCTCGGCCAACTTCACCCGTCGCAACCTCGACGACCTGAACCTGGAGACCAGCGTGCGGCTGCTGGGCCCGCCCAGCCTGCCGGCGCTGGCCGACGCCGAGGCGTTCTTCACCCGCCGCTGGCACTCCACGCCGGAACGCACCACCAGCCGGCCCTATGACGAGTCTGATGCCGCCGGGGCGGTGGATGTCTGGCGCTACCGGCTGATGGAGGCCTCGGGGCTCTCGACGTTCTGA
- a CDS encoding lipopolysaccharide assembly protein LapA domain-containing protein: protein MERFWLGVKLVLLALVVVLIVQNLNLVQVRLLTWSFSMPLALLIAALYLLGMVSGRSLMGLVRRLRGQQGHAKHH from the coding sequence ATGGAACGGTTCTGGCTAGGCGTGAAACTGGTGCTGCTGGCGCTGGTGGTGGTATTGATCGTGCAGAATCTGAATCTGGTCCAGGTGCGCCTGCTGACCTGGAGCTTCTCGATGCCGCTGGCGCTGCTGATCGCGGCCCTCTACCTGCTGGGCATGGTCAGCGGCCGCAGCCTGATGGGGCTGGTAAGGCGGCTGCGCGGCCAGCAAGGGCACGCCAAGCACCACTGA
- a CDS encoding YihY/virulence factor BrkB family protein: MTPPPASAPSSSRHFRHSRRVLSFVWRVLGAFLRNRGILLAGGVGYNILLSVVPLFAVMVVLLARVVDEQQLLTLLAIQARHLTPAHAEVLLDAVRSLLDSREAIGVLGLPVLLVFSSFAFRMLEDALAIIFHAPDAHVGRSAWVSVLMPYAFMVVLGAGLMGLTLLVSLADAVNTLWMALLGRELPLAGLSNTALNLTSFAGVFLLFSAIYKVMPVVKVALRRALVGGFVAALLWEGARLLLVYYFAHLSFVNAVYGSLATLIVVLLTLEVGAIILLLGAQVIAELERNARLGLPWHLDSRHQAVTHVE; the protein is encoded by the coding sequence ATGACACCGCCTCCCGCCAGCGCCCCCTCGTCGTCTCGCCATTTTCGCCACAGCCGGCGGGTACTGAGCTTCGTATGGCGCGTGCTCGGCGCCTTCCTGCGCAATCGCGGCATCCTGCTGGCCGGCGGCGTGGGCTACAACATCCTGCTGTCGGTGGTGCCGCTGTTCGCGGTGATGGTGGTCCTGCTCGCGCGGGTGGTCGACGAGCAGCAGCTGCTCACCCTGCTGGCCATCCAGGCGCGCCACCTGACGCCCGCCCACGCCGAGGTGCTGCTGGACGCCGTGCGCTCGCTGCTCGACTCGCGCGAGGCGATCGGCGTGCTGGGCCTGCCGGTGCTGCTGGTGTTCAGCTCCTTCGCCTTTCGCATGCTGGAGGACGCCCTGGCGATCATCTTCCACGCCCCGGACGCCCACGTCGGGCGCTCGGCCTGGGTCTCGGTGCTGATGCCCTACGCCTTCATGGTGGTGCTGGGCGCGGGGCTGATGGGCCTGACGCTGCTGGTCAGCTTGGCGGATGCGGTCAATACGCTGTGGATGGCGCTGCTGGGCAGGGAGCTGCCCCTGGCGGGGCTCTCGAACACGGCGCTGAACCTGACCAGCTTCGCCGGCGTGTTCCTGCTGTTCAGCGCCATCTACAAAGTGATGCCGGTGGTCAAGGTGGCGCTCAGGCGCGCCCTGGTGGGCGGCTTCGTCGCCGCCCTGCTGTGGGAGGGCGCCCGCCTGCTGCTGGTCTATTACTTCGCCCACCTGTCGTTCGTCAACGCCGTCTACGGCTCGCTGGCGACGCTGATCGTGGTGCTGCTGACCCTGGAAGTGGGCGCCATCATCCTGCTGCTCGGCGCCCAGGTGATCGCCGAGCTGGAGCGTAACGCCCGCCTGGGCCTGCCGTGGCATCTGGACTCACGGCATCAGGCGGTCACCCACGTCGAGTAG
- the apbC gene encoding iron-sulfur cluster carrier protein ApbC yields MEGVKHIVAVASGKGGVGKSTVTANLALAMAAEGYRVGVLDADIHGPSQAKMLGVAEGARPEAAGEKTMKPMRAHGLQVMSMAFLIDTREPTVWRGPMVAGAFQQLLTQTVWDDLDVLFVDMPPGTGDIQLTLAQKVPVDGAVIVTTPQDIALLDARKGIEMFRKVNVPVFGVVENMSLHVCSNCGHSEPIFGEGGGERIAGEYDTRVLGQLPLTLAIREQADGGEPTVVAEPDGEITASFRAMARQVAEQLEGASPDAGPAISFSD; encoded by the coding sequence ATCGAAGGGGTCAAGCACATCGTCGCCGTGGCGTCCGGCAAGGGTGGCGTGGGCAAGTCCACCGTCACCGCCAACCTGGCGCTGGCCATGGCCGCCGAGGGCTATCGCGTGGGCGTTCTGGACGCCGATATCCACGGCCCCAGCCAGGCCAAGATGCTCGGCGTGGCCGAGGGCGCACGCCCCGAAGCGGCGGGCGAGAAGACCATGAAGCCGATGCGGGCCCACGGCCTGCAGGTGATGTCCATGGCGTTTCTGATCGATACCCGCGAGCCCACCGTCTGGCGCGGCCCGATGGTCGCCGGCGCCTTCCAGCAGCTGCTGACCCAGACCGTGTGGGACGACCTGGACGTGCTGTTCGTCGACATGCCGCCGGGCACCGGCGACATCCAGCTGACGCTGGCCCAGAAGGTGCCGGTGGACGGCGCGGTGATCGTCACCACGCCCCAGGACATCGCGCTGCTGGATGCGCGCAAGGGCATCGAGATGTTCCGCAAGGTCAACGTGCCGGTGTTCGGCGTGGTGGAGAACATGAGCCTGCACGTCTGCTCGAACTGCGGTCACAGCGAGCCGATCTTCGGCGAGGGCGGCGGCGAGCGCATTGCCGGGGAATACGACACCCGCGTGCTGGGCCAGCTGCCGCTGACGCTTGCGATCCGCGAGCAGGCCGACGGCGGCGAACCCACCGTGGTCGCCGAGCCGGACGGCGAGATCACTGCCAGCTTCCGTGCCATGGCCCGTCAGGTAGCCGAGCAGCTCGAGGGCGCCTCGCCCGACGCCGGCCCGGCGATCTCGTTCAGCGACTGA
- the dcd gene encoding dCTP deaminase, protein MSIKSDHWIRRMAEREGMIEPFEADQVRYVNDRRVISYGTSSYGYDVRCADEFKVFTNIHSAVVDPKGFDDNSFVDVKGDVCVIPPNSFALARTVEYFRIPRSVLTICLGKSTYARCGIIVNVTPLEPEWEGHVTLEFSNTTNLPAKIYANEGVAQMLFLESDEVCATSYKDRGGKYMGQRGVTLPRT, encoded by the coding sequence ATGAGCATCAAATCCGACCACTGGATCCGCCGCATGGCCGAGCGGGAAGGCATGATCGAGCCTTTCGAGGCCGACCAGGTGCGCTATGTGAACGACCGGCGGGTGATCTCCTACGGGACGTCCAGCTACGGCTACGACGTGCGCTGCGCCGACGAGTTCAAGGTGTTCACCAACATCCACTCGGCGGTGGTGGACCCCAAGGGCTTCGACGATAACAGTTTCGTCGACGTTAAGGGTGACGTCTGCGTGATTCCGCCCAACTCCTTCGCCCTGGCGCGCACCGTGGAGTACTTCCGCATTCCGCGCAGCGTGCTGACCATCTGCCTCGGCAAGTCGACCTATGCCCGCTGCGGCATCATCGTCAACGTCACGCCGCTGGAGCCGGAGTGGGAAGGGCACGTGACCCTGGAGTTCTCCAACACCACCAACCTGCCGGCCAAGATCTACGCCAACGAGGGCGTGGCCCAGATGCTGTTCCTGGAATCCGACGAGGTCTGCGCGACCTCCTACAAGGACCGCGGCGGCAAGTACATGGGGCAGCGAGGTGTGACCCTGCCGCGAACCTGA